The Cellulomonas oligotrophica sequence TAGACGGTCGAGGCGATGTGGTCGCGGCCGATGCGCATGCCCTGGCCGAACAGCTGCCGCCACGTGCTGCCGGGGCGGGCGGCGTGCAGCTCCCACACCGCGGACGCCTGCGTGATCGTCACGTCGTTGAGCACGCCGAGGCCGGCCAGGACGATGCCGCAGACCAGCACGGCGCGCAGCCGCACCTCGGGGGCGACGGACATCAGGTCGAGCGCGTCCTCGCCGGACAGTCCGGTCAGGTGCGCGGCACCGCCGGCCCACGCGGCGATGCCGGCGGTGGCGACGAGCCCGACGAGGGTGCCCGCGAGCGCGGTGGACGTGCGGACCGAGACGCCGTGCGCGAGGTAGAGGACGGCGAACATGATGGCGACGCTGGTGACGAGGGCGACGGGGACGGCGGGCCGGCCCTGGAGCAGCGCGGGCAGCGTGAACACGACGACGACGCCGAGGCCCACGCCCATCCCGACGAGCGCCGCGAGCCCCCGCCAGCGCGCGACGAGGACGACGAGGACGACGAACACGACGGCGAGCAGCACCATCGGCGGGCCGCGGACGAAGTCGACGAACACGTAGGTCGTGGTGGTGGCCTCGGGGTCGGCGAGGGGGTCCAGCGCGGTGGCGGGCAGCTCCATGCGGGCCAGGCGCACGGTGTCGCCGGTGCTGAGCTCGGGGACGTACTCGGGCGGCACGTGCGCGGGGGCCTGCGTGCCGTCGGGCAGCAGGACGGTGGCCTGCTCCATGCCGTCGTCGGTCGCGTCGACGGCGACGACGTCGGCCCGGACGTAGGTGACGCCGGGGCCGTCGGTCTCGATGACGGGCGGGCGGGCGTCCGCGGACGGCCACAGCCACCAGGCGCCGACGGCGGTGAGCAGCGCGACGGGCACGAGGACGGCGGCGAGCAGCGCGCGGGCACGGGTCGCGGTGGCGCGGGCGGCGGGGCCGGTCGGCGGGGGCGGTCCGGCGTGGGCGTGGGCGTGCGGCACGCCCCCAGCATCCCCGGCCCGCGCGGCCCGCCGGGGCCCGACACACCTGCCGGGCCGGCGGCGCGCGGTGGACCGGGGGCCCGCGCCGGGCGCGGGTGCGACAGACTGCACCGGGTGACCGACCTGCTCTCGTCGCCGCGCCCCGACGGGGCGGTGGTCGCGCACCGTCCGGACTGGTCCTGGCTGACGGAGCCGGCCGACGCACCGACGCCGGAGGACCTGCTGCGCGCGGGCCGGCAGGCGGAGCAGGTGCTCGCCGAGCACGGGGTGACCTACGGGGCGGACCGCACGGACGGCGGCGCGGGCCCGTGGCGGCTGGACCCGGAGCCCGTGGTCGTCGACGAGCCCGAGTGGCTGCGGCTGGACGCGGCGCTGGTGCAGCGCGCCGAGCTGCTCGACGCGGTGCTGCACGACCTGTACGGGCCGCGGCGCCTGCTGACGGACCGGCTGCTGCCGCCGTCGGCGGTGCTCTCGCACCCGGGGTTCGTGCGGGCGGTCGACGGGCTGCGCACCCCGGGCGGGCGGGAGCTCGTGCTGACCGCGACGGACCTGGTGCGGGACTCGGACGGCGCGTGGTGCGCGGTCGCGGACCGCACGCAGGCGCCGTCGGGCCTGGGGTACGCGATGGAGGACCGGCGCGTCGTGGCCCAGGTGCTCGCCCCGGTGTACCGGCAGGCGACGATCGCCCGGCTCGGGCCGTTCTTCCACGCGCTGCGCCAGGCGCTGCGCGACGTCGCCCCGGCGTCGGCGGGCGACGAGCCGCGCGCGGTGCTGCTCTCGGCGGGGCCGGCGTCGGAGACGGCGTTCGACCAGGCGTACCTGGCGTCGATGCTGGGCCTGCCGCTGGTCGAGGGCTCGGACCTGCTGGTCCGCGAGGGGCGTCTGCACCTGGAGGGCATCGACGGCCTGGAGCCGGTGGACGTGGTGCTGCGCCGCGTCGACGCGGACTGGTGCGACCCGCTGGACCTGCGGGCGGGCTCGCGGCTGGGCGTGCCGGGCCTGGTGCGTGCGGTGCGCGGCGGGTCGGTGTCGCTGGTCAACCCCCTGGGCGTCTCGGTGCTGGAGAGCCCCGCGCTGGCCGCGTACCTGCCGCGCCTGGCCCGCGAGGTGCTCGACCAGGACCTGGCGCTGCCGTCGGCGCCCACGTGGTGGTGCGGCGACGAGCGCGCGCTGCGGCACGTGCTCGGTCGGCTCGACCGGCTGGTGCTCAAGCCGACCGCGCCCGGGGCGGAGCCGGTGCTGGGCTGGGCGCTGGGCGAGGAGGAGCGGGCGGCGCTGGCCGCGCGGGTCGCGGCAGAACCCTGGGCGTGGGTCGGGCAGGAGCCCGTGGGGCCGCACGCGGCCGCACCCGTCGAGGTCGGCGCGGCGGGCGTCGGGACGGACGGCACCACGACGACGGACGGACCCGGCACGGGCGTCGGCCCCGTCGACCTCGGGCCGCGCGCCGCCGTGCTGCGCGCCTACGCCGTCGCGCACGCGGGCTCCTACACGGTCATGGCCGGCGGGCTGGCGCGCGTCGCGGACTCCCTCGTGGTCTCGTCGTCGCGCGGCGCCGTGGCCAAGGACGTGTGGGTGCTCGACCCGTCCGCCGCTGCGGAGCCCACGGCCCCGAGCCGCGACGAGACGCTGGTGACGGCCCGGGCGTGGCGCGGCCACGGCATCTCCCCGCGCGCCGCGGAGAACCTGTTCTGGATGGGCCGGTACGCCGAGCGCGCCGAGGACGAGGTGCGCGTGCTGCGCGCCGTCGCCGACCGCTGGGACGACGACCACCACCGCCCCGCGTCCGCGGGCGGGCGGGCGCTGGGCGTGCTGCTCGCCGCCCTGACGCCGGCCGCGCTGCCCGACGGCGGGGAGGCCGCGGCGCTCGCGGCGGCGGCCGAGGGCGACGCCACCGTCGTCGCACCGCCGGTGCCGGCGCTGCGCGACCTGCTGCTCGACCGGCGCACGCGCGGGTCCGTGGCGCGTGCCGTCAAGCGGCTGACCACGGCTGCGGCCGCCGTGCGCGACCAGCTCTCGACCGACACGTTCGCCCCGCTGGGACGCATCGAGCGCGCGCTGCGCGACGAGCGGCACCGCGCCCGGCGCCGCGGCGACGACCCGGCGGGCCGCCCCGACGACGCCGCCGCCGTCACGGTGGGCCTGCGCCCCACCCTCGACCGGGTCCTCGAGGGCCTGCTCGCGCTCGCGGGCGTCGCCGCCGAGGGGCTCACGCGGGACGCGGGCTGGCACTTCCTCGACGCGGGCCGGCGCATCGAGCGCGCGCAGAACCTCGTCGGCACGCTCGCGGCGACCGTCGTGGTGCGGCACGCGCCCGAGGTCGAGGAGCTCGTCCTGGAGTCCGTGCTGCTGGCCACCGAGTCCGCGATCACGTACCGGCGTCGGCACCCGTCGGGCACGACGCTGACGGGCGTGCTGGACCTGCTCGTCCACGACCGCACCAACCCCCGCTCGTTGGCCTTCTGCCTGGACCGGCTGCTCGCGGACCTCGAGGCCGTGCCGCCGCCGTGGCGCTCGGCCGGGCAGCGCGACCACCTGCTCCAGGGCGTCACGGACCTCGTCGCCGAGCTCGACACCGTCGCCGTCGGGTCCGTCGTGTCCGACGACGGGCGGCGTGTGCGGCTGGCGGAGGCGCTGGAGTCGATCCAGTGGCGGCTGCGGGCCGCGGCGGACGAGATCGAGCGCGTGCACTTCGCCCGGCCCGGCCCGAGCCGGGCGCTGGACGACCTGTGGGGCTCGACGTCGGGCTCCCCGTGGCAGCCCACCGAGGAGGTCGCCCCGTGAGCCGCACCTACGACCTCGTGCACCGCACCACGTACGAGTACGCCCAGCCCGTGACCGACTCCTACGGGCGCACCACGACGACACCGCGCGAGCTGCCCGACCAGCACGTGCACGCCACGGCCGTCGAGGTCGACCCCACGCCCGCGGACACGGACCGGCACGTCGACTTCCACGGCAACACCTCGACGTACTTCGGCGTGACGACGCCGCACACCCGCCTGGTCGTCACCACCCGCTCGACGATCGAGGTCGCCCGCACCGCACCGGCGCGCGCGGACCTGCCCGACGTCGGCTGGCAGGCGGTGGCCCGGGCGCTGGCCGCGGGCGACCTCGGCACCCTGCGCACGGACGCCGCGGGCCTGGTCGCGCTGCGCGAGGCCGTGCTGCCGTCCGCGCACGTCGCGTTCGTCGACGAGGTCCGCGCGTGGGCGGCGCCCTCGTTCGCCGCCGACCGGCCGCTGGCCGACGTGCTGCTCGAGCTCGTGCACCGCATCCGCACCGAGCTGACCTACCGCTCGGGCTCCACGACGGTCCACACCACGCAGGCGCAGCTGCTGGCCCAGGGCGCCGGGGTGTGCCAGGACTTCGCGCACCTGATGATCGCGGCGCTGCGCGTGCACGGCCTGCCCGCCCGGTACGCGTCGGGGTACATCGAGACCCGTCCGCGCCCGGGGCGGCCCAAGCTGCGCGGCGCGGACGCGTCGCACGCGTGGGTCTCGGCGTGGCTGCCGGGCCACGGGTGGCTCGAGGCCGACCCCACCAACGACCAGCTCGTCGACGACCGGTACGTGGTGCTCGGCTGGGGCCGGGACTACCACGACGTGCCACCGCTGCGGGGCGTGATCTTCACCGAGGGCCGCGGCGGCGCCCCCCGCGTCGAGGTCGACCTGGTCCCCGCCGGGGCCGACCCGTTCGTCTGACCGCCGGCCTCTTCTGACCGCCGGCCTCGTCCGACCGTCAGCCCGGCGCAGCCCGTCAGGCGGTGATGCGGCCGCGCAGGGCCTCCGGCGAGACGTCGGTCTGGTGGGCGATCACGTCGCGCGCCGCGTCGGTGCGGTCCCACACGTCCCACAGCAGCACCCCGGCGACGCGGCCGCCGTCGAGGTAGTACACGACGCCCTGCGCGTACGGCTCGTCGCCGTGCCAGTCCTCCACGGTGTCCAGCGACGCGTCCAGGCGGCCCACGGCCTCGTACCCCAGCTCGAACAGGTCCGAGTAGTAGAACGGCGTGTGCGTGTACGGCTCGCCCGCTCCGGCGATGTTGCGCCCCGCCTGCCGGCCGGACGACTGCGCGTGGTCCACGTGCTCGACGCGCCGCCGCCCCAGCAGCCGGTCCGGGTACTGCGCGAGGTCGCCCGCGGCCCACACGTCCGCCGCGGACGTGCGCAGCTGCTCGTCGACCACGACCCCGTCGTCGACCGTGATCCCCGCGGCCTGCGCGAGGTCCGTCTCGACCTCGATGCCGACGCCCACCACCAGCGCGTCGGCGTCGATCGTCCGACCGTCCTGCAGGTGCACCCGCACCGCGTCGGGCCCGGCGTCCGCGGACGCGAGCCGGGCGCCGCGCACGAGCGCGACCCCCGCGTCGACGTACCGCTGGTCGACCCGCGCGGCCAGCGCCGCCGGGAAGACGTGGCCCTGCAGCACGTCCTGGCTGACCACGAGCGTGACGCGGGTGTCGTTCTGCGCGAGCGCCGCCGCGACCTCCGTGCCGATGTACCCGCCGCCGACGACCACCACGTGCCGGCCCTGGCCCGCGACCTCCCGCAGCCGCTCGTAGTCGCGCACCGAGCGGTAGTACAGGACCCGCCCGGACTCCTCGACGCCCGGCAGGTGCACCGGCCGCCCGCCCGTCGCCAGCAGCAGACGCCCGTACCCGAGGGTCCGCCCGTCGTCGGTCGTCACCGTGCGTGCGGCGGTGTCGACCGCCACGACGCTCGTGCCGAGCAGCAGCGTCGCGCCCGTGGCCTCCGCGGTGCCCAGCGCGACACCCTCGAGCGTCGTCTCCGGGTCCGTCCACAGCCCCTTGCTCAGCGCGGGCCGCTCCACGGGCGCGGTGTCCTCGCGCCCCACGACGGCGATCGTCGCGTCGGCGTCGAGCTCACGGATGCCGCGCGCCGCGGCGTCGGACGCCATGCCGGCGCCCACCAGCACGACGTCGAAGGTCTCGGTGGGGGTCGCGAGGCTCGTCATGGCCTCGACGGTAGGACGGGCGACGGACCCCCGCACGGCGAGGACGAGGCCCACCGGTGCCCGTGCCCGCCTCAGCGGCGGGCCGTGCGGACGCGCTCGTCGAGCTCCTCGGGGGTCACCACGAAGCCGCCCGCGTCCACGACGGTGCCGCCCGCCGTGCGCCAGAGCGTCGCGACGACGCGGCAGATGCCCGGCGTGACGCGCTGGCGGGCGATCACGTGGAGCTGCGAGGGCTGCTCGACCTCGAGCTCGACCGGGTCCGGCGGCAGCCACGAGACGCGGTACGCCCAGGGGCCGTGGGCCCGCCAGTCCAGCGTCGAGAGCACGGCCGGCACCTCGTGCGAGCGGGCGCACCGCACGACGACCTGCCCGTCGTACTCGTAGGAGGCGGTGAGGGAGAACTCCGCGGGGCCGTCGGGACGCCCCGCCGTCTCGACCGGCCCGACGCGCGACCCGCTCAGTGACGGACGCAGCAGCGGGAGGGCGTCGCGGGGCGGCACGGGCACGGGCGACCAGAGCGTGAGGTCGACGGACGCGTGCGGGTCCGGCACCAGGGCGCGCGAGCGGTCCGCGGGCAGGATCGCGCCGCCCGTGCGCCGGGCGACGGCGGTGGCCCACCCGGCGGCGACGTCGCCCAGACCGGTGACGGGCACGCCGTACAGGTCGCTCTCGCGCGGCGGCAGGCCGACGGCACGGGCGACGGCGGCGGCGAGCGGGAACGGGCCGACGACCTCGGCGGCCCCGTCGAGGTCGAGCAGGCCCGGCCCGGGCGCGGTGGTGACGGCCATGCCGCGGAACCGGGCGCCGGCCATCGGGCGCGCGGCGGCGGCACGGCCGGGTTCGCGGCTCCAGCGGGCGGCGGGGAACCAGGCCGTGGCGAGCGCGAGGACGTCCGTCCCGCGCGGGAGCGCGATCACGTGCCGTCCGTCGAGGTCAGCAGGAACCGCAGCCGGCTCTGGCATGGCGCGAACGTAGCGGGTGAATGCTGCCGGTGTGTTTCGCTGCGCCGGACGTCCCACCCTGCGGACGCACCGGCCCCGATCGGCCCTGCCGCCGCCCGGTCGGCGGTCGCCCGGGCGGGTGGTGCACGGCTCAGCCGCGGACGTCGTCCAGGTGGTGCACGACGTCGTGGAGGAAGTACTGCCCGAGGGTGCGCACGGTGAACACCGAACCGTTGGAGCGGCGCCCGGCGCGCTGCCACTGGTCGTCGCGCACCGCGTCGAAGCGGGCGGCGGTGCGCTCGGCAGACGTCGCGAGCTCGTCGGCGACGACGACGGGGTCCTGCACGTCGTACCGGTCCTCGAGCGCGGTGGCGTCCTGGTCCCAGTTGGCGAAGAGCGGGTCGTCCTCCTCGACCATGGCGCGCACGCGCTCGTCGAAGACCCTCATGACGTCGCGCACGTGGGCGCCGTACTCCAGGGCCGACCACGTCGACGGCGCGGGCCGCTCGCGCGCGTCGGGGCGGTGCAGGACCGCCACCCAGCGGGGCACGAGGTCGCGGACGGTCGCGCCGATCTCGGCGGGCTCGACGTCGGCGGCGGCGAACCCGCACTCCGGGCAGCGACGCTCGAGGACCCAGGTCCAGTCCTTGACGTCGGGCTCGACGGCCGGGGGCGGGGCGGTCGGTGCGTCGTCCGGTGCCGTGCGTGCGATGTCGTCCACGCCCGCCACGGTAGCGCGGGAGAAAAGGGTGCGGGCGGCGCGCCCCCTCCTGCGCGCCGCCCGCCGGCACCGTCGCACGTCCCTCGCGGGGCGCACCCCTGCGGTGCCACTGGCGGGCACGCTAGCGAGCCGCACGTTGCACGACCGTTGCACGCCGCGGCACGTCGTCGCGATTCACCCGTTGGACGTACGTCCAGGTCAGGACGCGTGCGGAGGGGCGGCGCGCAGCGCCCGGGGCGGGTCAGCGCAGGCTGCGGTCGAGCTGGGCGAGGCGGGTGTGCGCGCGCAGGTGCGCGGCGGACCCGATGGGGGCGACGCGGGCCAGCACCTGCCACGCCTCCCAGTCGTCGAGCCCCTCCTCCTGGGTGGTCCAGCGGCCCACGAGGTCGGCGTCGCGGGACGCCAGCGCCGACGAGCGCAGGTCGGTGCTCAGCGACTCCCGCAGGCGGGCCACGCCCGGCGCGGCGGACCGGACGAGGACCGGCCCGGAGTACGCGGCGAGCGCCGCAGGCACGTCGTCGATGGCCAGCGCGGACCGCACCTGGTCGAGGTCCGTGGGCAGGGGCGAGGTGAGCCGGTAGGGGCGGGACTCCGAGAGCAGGGGGCCGACGAGGCGGCGCAGCCGGGAGATCTCGGCCCGGACGGTGACCTCGGAGAGCTGGTGCTCGGAGAGCAGGACCGCGAGCTCGTCGCCGGTCAGCCCACCCGGGTGCTCGGCCAGCAGCAGCAGGATCTCGGCGTGCCGGCAGGTGAGCCGTCGGCGGCCGGTGGGGGTGTGCAGGGTGCCGCCGTGGGGCCCGAGGACGTCCAGGCGCAGCGTGGGCGGCGCGGGCCCGCCGGCGATGGTGGCCTCGACGGCGGCGACGGTGGCCCGGACCAGCGCGAGCGCCATCCACGTGGACACCTCGTCACGGCCCGTGACGTCGAGGACCCCGACGACGCGCCCGTCGGGGCCGCGCACGGGGGCGGCCGCACAGCTCCAGGGGTGCACGACGCGGGCCCAGTGCTCGGCGGAGACGACCTGCAGGGGGCGCCGCGTGGCCAGCGCGGTGCCGAGCGCGTTGGTGCCGACGCTGTCCTCGCGCCACGTGGCGCCCTCGACGAAGCCGACCTGCTCCAGGCGGCGGCGGGCCTCCTTGTCGCCGTCGACCCAGAGCATGCGCCCCGACTCGTCGGTGAGCGCCGCGACCCACGAGGCGCCGGGCTCGACGAGGAGGCGGCGGACGACCGGGACGGCGCCGGAGACGGGGTGCTCCTCGCGCAGCGCGCGCAGGTCGGGGTCGGACAGGTCGACGGGCGGGGTCGGCAGCTCGGGGTCGACGCCGACGCGGCGGCTGCGGCGCCAGGAGTCGGCGACGAAGCGTCGGACGCGCGCGCCGGGGTCGGTGCCGCTGAGGACGAAGGACTCGTGGGCCTCGCGCACGCGCGCGACCGTCTCCGGGCACGGGGGTGCCTCGTCCGTGCCAGTGCTGCCGTCGGGGACGGCGTGGGCGTGTCGGCTCATGGTGCTCCGTCGGGGCGCGCTGGAAGCATCCTAGGCGAAGCACGCAGATCCGACGTGACCTGAATCACACGTTTTGTCCGGTTCTGACTCCAGACATCACCCGCGAGCACCTGCCGGCGTGTCACACCACCCCGTTACGCTGCCGCGCGCACCCACATCACCGAGGTCTCCTCGCCCCTGCGCGCGCAGGGGAACCCCCAGCGAAGGACGTCATGAGCGACACGAGCGGCACGCCGCAGCCGGGCCCCGACAACGCGGGCGGCCCGACCGACCCGTACGCCGTCCCGACCCCGCCGCCGGCCCCGCCGGCCGGCGCCCCCGAGCCCCCCGCCGCCCCGACGTACGGCACCGCGCCGACCACGCCCGAGGCCCCCGCCTACGGCGCACCGGCCGCACCCGGCTACGGGTCCGCGCCCGCGTACGCCGCCGCGTCGCCGTACGCCGCGCCGACCGGCCCCGGCACCGACGGCGTCTCGATCGCCGCCCTGGTGACCGGCATCCTCGGCCTGGCCATCGTGCCGCTGATCCTCGGCATCCTCGGGCTCAACCGCACCAAGAAGAACGGCACGTCGGGCCGCGGCTTCGCGATCGCGGGCATCGTGCTCGGCGCGCTGCAGATCGTCGCGTACATCGTCCTGATCGTCGTGGTCGTCGCGGGCCTGTCGGCCGTGAACAGCGAGTCCCAGGGCCTGCGCGACGACTGCTCCGCGGGCGACATGACCGCGTGCGACACCCTGTACTTCTCCTCGTCGCTGACGGGCGACGTCGACGAGGTCGCCGACACCTGCGGCGGCACCATGCCGGCCGGCTCGGGCGGCACCTGCCAGTTCGGCGCGGTCGACCCCGGCACCGACGAGGGCACCACCGAGGGCAGCGCGTTCACCTACGGCGACGACGCCGCGCTCGACGCCCTGTGGGACGCGTGCGAGGGCGGCGACATGGCCTCGTGCGACGACCTCTACATGGAGTCCGACCCGGGCAGCGGGTACGAGAGCTTCGGCGGCTCGTGCGGCAACCGCCAGGAGACGGACGCGTACTGCGTGGACCTCGACCTCTGACAGGTCGGACACTGACGGGCGGGTCGGGTGCCACGGCACCCGGCCCGCCCGTGGTCCGTCCGGGGCACGGGCGGCATGGTTTCTGACGCGGTGTGCGAGGATGTCAGCATGCCCAAGATCATCGGCGGATCCCTGCACGAGCACCGCGAGCAGACCCGCCTCCGGCTGTTCGGCGCCCTCGGCACCCTGATGGCCGAGCGCGGCTTCGACGCCATCACGCTGGCCGACATCGCGTCGGCCGCTGGTGTGGGCCGCACCGCCGTGTACAACCACTTCCCCGACAAGGAGGCGCTCCTGCTCGGGTTCATCACCCACGAGACCGAGCAGTACGCCGCCGGCCTCCAGGCGTCGATCGAGGGCACCGACGACCCCGTCGAGCAGCTGCGCACCTACGTGCGCCAGCAGGCCAGCCTGCGCCGCGTCTACCACGTGGCCCCCGGGCCGGACCTGCGGGCCGTGCTCTCGCGCGGGGCCCAGCAGCGCGTCCGCGAGCACGTGCTCGTCGTCGAGCGCATCCTGCGCGACGTCCTCGCCGCCGGCATCGCCTCGGGCGCCTTCCCCGAGCAGGACCTCGAGACCACCGTCCCCCTCGTGCACGCGTGCCTGACCGGCCGCGGCATCCCCGAGGAGGACGGCCCCGAGCGCGACCACGCCCTGGCCCAGACCGAGGCGTTCGTGCTGCGCGCCGTCGGCGCACCCGTCACCGTCGCGGCCTGACGGCGTGCCCGGACGACGACCTCCCCGCCCGGCCGACGGCGGGTCCGCCGGCCGCACCGGCCGGCCCGCGCGCGGCGAGCGGACCGCACGCGCCCAGCAGCCGACGCGCGACGGCAGGCCCGCACGCCCCGGCCAGGCGGGCCGCACGGGCGCACCCCGGCAGGAGGCCCGCGGCCGACGCCCTGCCGACCGGCCGCGTCGCCCCGCCGCCAGCACGGTCGAGCTGACCTTCCTGCCCGGCCTGCGGGACGTGGTCGCGGCCGAGGTCGCGGCCCTGCTGCCCGCGGCGCACGGCCTGCGCGACGTGCCGGGACGCACCGACGCCGTCGAGCTGCACCTGCCCGGTCCGCTCGCCCCCGTCGCCACGCTGCGCACCCCCGTCGCCGCGTGGGTGGTCGTGCACCTCGACGTGCCGCGGCCGAAGTCGTTCGCGAGCCCCGAGCACCTCCAGCGGATCGTCGACGCCGCGTACGCGTCGCTGCGCGTGGCCGGGTCGTCGAGCTTCCGGTTCGAGGCCGCCGGGTCGGACTCGGCCGCGTTCGCCCGCCTCGCCGACCTGATCCACGAGGCCACGGGCCTGCGGCACGCCCCGGACGACGGCGACCTCGTCGTGCGCGTGCGGCGCGGCACGGGCCGCACCGGCCGCGCCGGGACGACCGACCCCGGCTGGGACGTGCTCGTGCGCGTCGGGCCGCGCCCGCTCTCGGCCCGCACCTGGCGCGTCGTCGACTACCCCGGCGCCGCCAACGCGACGATCGCCGCCGCCATGAGCCGGCTCGGCGGGATCGTGCCGACGGACCGGGTGGTGAACCTCATGTGCGGCTCCGGCACGCTGCTCGTCGAGCGTCTGCTCGCGGGCCCCGCGGCCGCCGGCGTCGGCGTGGACACCTCGCCCGACGCGCTGGACGCCGCGCGGCAGAACCTCGACGCCGCCGGGCTCCGGCGCGCACCGGCGCCGGCGCTGCTGGCCGCCGACGCCACCGACCCCGCGGCCCTCGCGGCGGCGCTGGCCGGGCCGCTCGACGGGCACGGGGCCGACCTGCTGCTCGCGGACCCGCCGTGGGGCACCCGGCACGGGTCGCACGCGGCGAGCCCCGCGCTGCACGCCGGTCTGCTGCGCGCCGCGCACGCCGTCGCGGCCCCCGGCGCACGCCTCGTCGTGCTGACGCACGAGGTGCGCGTGATGGAGCGGGTCGTGGCCGACGCCGCGGACCTATGGGCCGCGCGCGAGCCCGTGCGGGTCTTCGCCAAGGGTCACCACCCGCGCATCTGGGTGCTCGACCGGCGCTGAGCGGCAGGTCGCGGGCACCGGCTGGGACCTGCGTCCCGACGGAAACGTTTCGTGGCCTGGCGCCCCCGGGGGCTTCCGGGTGACGGTCTGCTGCAACGCGTCGACGCCGACCGTGCGGGCCCGGGGTGGGAGCCGGCGGGCGGTGGGACGCGAGCCGATCGCTCCCGACCTGAACGGAGACCGCGATGTCCGTCCGTACCGCTCTGCGCCGCCTGGCGGTGGCGCTGCCGATCGCCCTGGTGGGCGCCGGACTCGTCGCCACCGGCGCCTCCGCGCACGGCAGCGTCACCGACCCCCCGACCCGCAACTACCGGTGCTGGTCCGTGTGGGGAGCGGACCACCTGAACCCGAACATGGCCCAGCTCGACCCGATGTGCTGGCAGGCGTG is a genomic window containing:
- a CDS encoding TetR/AcrR family transcriptional regulator, producing the protein MPKIIGGSLHEHREQTRLRLFGALGTLMAERGFDAITLADIASAAGVGRTAVYNHFPDKEALLLGFITHETEQYAAGLQASIEGTDDPVEQLRTYVRQQASLRRVYHVAPGPDLRAVLSRGAQQRVREHVLVVERILRDVLAAGIASGAFPEQDLETTVPLVHACLTGRGIPEEDGPERDHALAQTEAFVLRAVGAPVTVAA
- a CDS encoding RNA methyltransferase, which translates into the protein MPGRRPPRPADGGSAGRTGRPARGERTARAQQPTRDGRPARPGQAGRTGAPRQEARGRRPADRPRRPAASTVELTFLPGLRDVVAAEVAALLPAAHGLRDVPGRTDAVELHLPGPLAPVATLRTPVAAWVVVHLDVPRPKSFASPEHLQRIVDAAYASLRVAGSSSFRFEAAGSDSAAFARLADLIHEATGLRHAPDDGDLVVRVRRGTGRTGRAGTTDPGWDVLVRVGPRPLSARTWRVVDYPGAANATIAAAMSRLGGIVPTDRVVNLMCGSGTLLVERLLAGPAAAGVGVDTSPDALDAARQNLDAAGLRRAPAPALLAADATDPAALAAALAGPLDGHGADLLLADPPWGTRHGSHAASPALHAGLLRAAHAVAAPGARLVVLTHEVRVMERVVADAADLWAAREPVRVFAKGHHPRIWVLDRR